Part of the Arachis hypogaea cultivar Tifrunner chromosome 6, arahy.Tifrunner.gnm2.J5K5, whole genome shotgun sequence genome, CTCGACCTACAtctaaaaacaacaacatatatatggtatgagaactggaaattctCATCATGGTAACGGTTAGGGGTGGGCAAAAAAACCGAATCCAAAccattttaaaaaaatccaaacaaaaccatttaaaaaaaaccagttttaaaccaaaaaaaatccaaaccaaattatatttattttatagtttgGTTTTTGATCCAATCCATTTAAATGGTTTTAAATCGGATCCAAATCCAGATCCAAATTAAAATCCAGatctaaaaaaaccctaattttgatttttgagtcTTCTCCTCTTCGACAAATCCCTTTCAACGAAACCAAATCCACTCTTCGACAAATTCACCGTCAACATTTCTTCTTCTCTGCCTCTCGTCGGAGCTCGCCGGTGGTTCGTCGGCCTCTGCCTCTTCGAGTCTTCAGTCTTCACTTTGATTCGAGACTCTGTCTCTCTGCCTCGAGTCCTCGACCTCCCATTTGCGACTCTGTCTTCTCTCTTTTtcggttctcttcttcttttgttggTGGCTCACCGGAGCTCATGCTCATCAATTGAGGTAAGCCTCCTCCTTGCCCTTGTTCTgagttttgagtttttttttgaaGGGATATGTATGTGTTGAGTTTAGAACGGATCTGGTTGCATCTTCGGTTTTTGTGTGTGCGATGATATCACTTGAGAGTTGAGAGTATTTGGATCATTCGTGTTCAAATAATTAAATGTTCTTTCATAAAAGGACTAGGTTTCTCTCAACATAAATTGACCTAACTTTGAACTATAGCTTAGAAAGAAGGCACGCTCATTCAGTTATTtgaggattttattttattttattatctgtaAGTAATCTTGGTAATATATTGGAGATGATATATGTACATGTTCATGCCCCTAAATTTTCAATGAAGAATATTACCTAATCTAGAGGCTGAGTTTGAAACTGATTCAATGAGAATACTTGTACTGAAAGATAGGGATTAGAGATACAAGTGCTTGCTCAACAATGAGAAATCCTTCAACAACAATATTTATGTAGTCAATTGCAATTGTGGAGTCGCTCTAGTCTCAAGGATTAGATTTTGAAGGTCTATCTCTAGCTAGAATGATTCTATGGTATATAACAAGGGAGTTTCTTTGATGAAGTGTAAAGTTGGTGAAGAATGaagattataattaaatttttcagGAGAGTGTGCATTGCATAGGatgtctttattttctttctatttttttaaaatttttttctctatcGTAAAACAGCAAGCTTTCACTCTTCATTGAAAAGCACTCTTCCCCATGGCATGAGCCATAtaacaaactaactaaatctAATACATGATTTGCAAAGATGCTTAAGCTCTTATAAATATTGCTAATCTCAAACTGACTCTCTAACTAACCTGAATAGGCCTAACACTAGTGGACTTATCATGGGTGTAGGGGAGAATTATCTTATCAGATTCAGTTTTGCTGGCTCTAGATCACATTGCTTCTGAGTTCTGTCATGATATCATTTGATAGAATATTTGATTATTGATGCATGTATGAATATTATTGGTTGACTGACTTGTTGAATTATAGCCTCCAAATAATTCTTTCGATGGAATTAGGTTTGATTAAACTTTATCATGTTTGAAAAATTTATCTTCCTGCTTTTGTCTTCTTTTTATTTCCATCTATTCTTCCTCAGTTGTTGTGGACTCACAATTCTAAATATTTCTGCCACAGGTTGCAAATGAGATAGGCACAGAAGTAAAGTATCAAAAGGATTTTTTGGAACAAGTGGTATGTATTTTCCCATATTTAGTTTTGTGTTGTTGGAATTCAACTTTTCTACTATATATCTCATTCTCTTGAAATCTTCAATTCTTTATTCTTTGTATGACTATAATAGTGGTGTACATTTTGCAAAGAATCTGATTTTACCACACAGTTGACATCACATTTCACCTTTTCTTTGATTTTCCCGACAAATTCCACTGTGGTCTCTATTGTTCATTGGTGGTTGAATTTTATTGTATTCTGTGTCTATTtcctccttttttatttttttggaaaaccTTTATAAAATGAATTCTTTGCACAGATACTGTTGACGGTATTGCTCCTTAAATCCTTCTTTAAAGATCTTTCTTTTTTGTATTTCTTTGATTTCCTCTTTTAATTTTATGAAGCTAGTGCCTATTGCCATGTATTGAGAATTTTTTTAATCAAGTGAAAATAAGCCAAGTTTAGGGGGAACTCTTTACGACCAGAATGCTTCCATTGCAGGAAGATGGATTTTGGATGCTGATTTGGTTGTAAATAAAGTGGTATGATATGCAAGGATGAAGAAATGACATTAATCTTTTGAGAAAACTCATGATACTTTTGGATGGGGCAATTAGTATTCTTTAGAGGGAAAAGAGATTTGGCTCTAAGTGGAGAAGTTGGTTTCAAATTTTCATTCTAATGCTTCCCTTTTCTGTGATTATGATAGGTCACTATTAGTTACTACCAGTATTTAATTAATATGGGGTCTGATTATTTTTGTTGATTCAGGCACTTTTAGTTTTGATCAGAATTAGGAATAATTGTTTAATTTAGTTTACTAAACATATTCAGATGCTTGAGTGACTACTTTTTATAGGGATAAGGTAGAGTTAATGCTGAAATTTTATTGGCTGCTGTTTCTTTGGATTAGTTTGTGTTAATTTTAGCATGTTTGGCATCAAATTTTGAGTTATGTACACCTTGTTTTATATGCAGAGCAAGATGACTGAAAATAGTAATATTGAAGCAGCAGGGATGTCCGCTAGCACTCAACCATCTTCTCCACCGTCAGGTGTTCGTAAGAATCGGTCAGCTGTCTGGGATCATTTTGATGTAGAGAATGCTACCGAGAAGAAGGCTAAATGCAAATATTGTGGTAGCTTAATACAATATGGGAATGGAACCAGCTCAATGGGTGGTCATTTGAGAAGATGCAAGCAAAATCCTAATAATGAttcgaacaaaagaagaaaaacaacgaCCACACCGACTATAGATGAGCGTGGTGTTTTAAATTCACCCAGTGCTTCCAAATTTGACCAAGAGGAGGCGCGAAGGGCACTTGTGGAAATGTTCATTGGGGAAGAGCTACCATTTCGCTTCATTGAAAGCCCGAAATTCCGAAAATTTGTGCATGACCTACAAGCAAGATTCAAAGTTTCTTCACAGACTACATTAGCACGTGACATTGGAGCTCTTTATGCTGAAGAGAAGACGAAGTTGCAAGATTTTTTTCGGCAAATTGTGGTAGAGTATGTCTAACCACTGACACTTggacttcaattcaaaattttacttaTATGAGTTTGACAGCACACTTTGTTGATTTGGATtggaaattacataaaaaaatacttaatttttgtCAAGTGACAAGTCATTCAGGAGAGGTTATAGGAGCAACAATTGAATCTTgtttaaataattagaatttgaatCGGGTCTTTAGTGTGACAATTGATAATGCCTCCTCTAACGATGTTGCAATTAAATATCTGAAGCAGCGATTGAATTCTTGGAATAGCATTATTTTGAATGGTGAATTTATTCATATGAGATGTTGTGCACATATTATAAACTTAATTGTAAAAGAGGGGTTGAAAGAGATTGATGAATCAGTCTTGAGGATTCGTAGTGCAGTAAAGTATGTTAGATCTTCTCCATCTAGAGCTAGTAGGTTTCAAAAGTGTGTTGAATTAGAAAAAATCCAATATAAAGGCTTGCCTTGCATGGATGTTGAGACTAGGTAGAACTCTACCTATCAAATGTTAGAGGTAGCTTTGAAGCATCGCAAAGCATTTGAGTTGCTTGCTTTGAAAGATAATACCTATATAGGAGAGATGAATGGAGGAAAAGGGAGAGGTGTTCCTTCTGATTCAGACTGGGAGTATGCTGAGTCCATTGTACCATTTTTGCGAGTGTTCAGTGATGCCACTATACGTGTTTCTGGTACCTTATATGTTACCAGTGATATGTATATGAAGGAAGTATTTGCAATTGGACGATTTATTCATCATTCTTGTGATTCTGTTGATTTTAGTACTATGTCAATGGCAGAAAGGATGAGGGTTAAGTATGAGAAGTATTGGGGCAATCCTGATTCGGTGAATATGTTGTTATTGATTGCTATCGTACTTAATCCAATGCAAAAGATTGAGTATGTCAATTATTTCTTGGATTACTTCtttggagaagaaaaaggaggcGAATTGAAGTCAAAGTTGTCCAAGTGCATAAAGTTACTTTATCAGCAATACCAAAGTTCTGAGGAAGCAAGTGAAGCTGATACGCAAGATGTTCAAGTCAACAACATTAATACCGATCTTCATGGCATGGGCTTTTTTCTACAAGCAACCAGTCGCAGAACAAATACAAGATCTGAACTTGATAGATATTTACAAGAAGAATGCGAGCCATACTCCCATAAGTTTGATATACTAAACTGGTGGAAGGTCAACTCAATCCGATTTCCAATTCTTGGAAATATGGCTCGTGAGGTATTGGCTATACCTGTTTCTACGGTAGCTTCAGAGTCTGCATTTAGTACTGGAGGAAGAGTCCTCGATTCATACCGCAGTTCCTTAACACCTAGAATGGTAGAAGCCTTAGTCTGCACAGGtgacgagcggataatttgtacgctttttgacattgtttttagtatgtttttagtatgatctagttagtttttagtatatttttattagtttttagttaaaattcacttttctggactttactatgagtttgtgtgtttttctgtgatttcaggtattttctggctgaaattgagggacctgagcaaaaatctgattcagagactgaaaaggactgcagatgctgttggattctgacctccctgcactcgaagcggattttctagagctacagaagcccaattggcgcgctctcaacggcgttggaaagtagacatcctgggctttccagcaatatatgatagtccatactttgcccaagatttgatggcccaaaccggcgttcaaagtcaccctcaaaaatcccagcgttaaacgctggaactggcaccaaaatgggagttaaacgcccaaactggcataaaagctggcgtttaactccaagagaggtctctgcacgaaaatgcttcattgctcagcccaagcacacaccaagtgggcccggaagtggatttttatgtcatttactcatttctgtaaaccttaggctactagttctctatatataggaccttttactattgtattttcatctttggacatctagttcttagatcatatcgaggggtagctatcttcattgttatgctatcttagatcattgggaggctggcctcatggccatgcctagaccttgttcttatgtattttcaacggtggagtttctacacaccatagattaaggtgtggagctctgctgtacctcgagtattaatgcaattactattgttcttccattcaattccgcttgttcttgttctaagatatcacttgttcttcaacttgatgaatgtgatgatccgtgacactcatcatcattctcacctatgaacgtgtgactgacaaccacctccgttctaccttcgattgggtgaatatctcttggattcctgattgcacgatgcatggttgatcgcctgacaaccgagtgctcgcctgacaaccgagccaaccattccgtgagatcagagtcttcgtggtataggctagaactgatggcggcattcaagagaatccagaaggtctaaccttgtctgtggtattctgagtaggattcaatgattgaatgactgtgacgtgcttcaaactcctagcaggcggggcgttagtgacagacgcaaaagaatcgctggattctattccggcctgaccgagaaccgacagatgattagccatgctgtgacagagcataggaacattttcactgagaggatgggaggtagccactgacaacggtgaaacccttgcataagcttgccatggaaaggagtaagaaggattggatgaagacagtaggaaagcagagagacggaaggaaaggcatcttcatgcgcttatctgaagttcctaccaatgaattacataagtacctctatctttatctttatgtttttatgcgttcatcaccatatccatttgagtttgcctgactaagatttacaagatgaccatagcttgcttcataccaacaatctctgtgggatcgacccttactcgcgtaaggtttattacttggacgacccagtacacttgctgattagttgtgcgaagttgtgtttatgccatggtattgaacaccaagtttttggattcattaccggggattatttgagttgtgaaaagtattgatcacaattttgtgcaccaagtttttggcgccgttgccggggattgttgagtttggacaactgacggttcatcttgttgcttagattaggtattttttcttcagagttcttaggaatgaattctagtgtttcaaggtgatgttcttatcatcaccaaagctgattgatcttcatcaatttagctcttgaatgcaatgttctgctgaagcttggctgaccatgtctaattcctttagactgaagctttagactaacattgcatgattcctgggattctcattaagaattttgatatctttttccacttaattttcgaaaaaacacaaaaaaaaataaaaaaaaatcataaagtccaaaaatttcttgtttgagtctagtgtctcatgttaagtttggtgtcaattgcatgcatccattcatgtgttcttaaggatcttcaaataattcttgatgatttcttactctgatctttgaattctcttgacttgagtgttttatgtgtctcatatgcattctcattagtgtcagaagtatacaaactgctaagtttggtgtcttgcatgcatagttatttgattcttgttgcattttgatttttccttattattaaaaatccaaaaatattttttatttgtgtcttctcaagtcaatactacagagaaattaaagattcagaacatacagcagaggaattacacagaaaagctgggcgttcaaaacgcccagtgaagaaggacagactggcgtttaaacgccagccagggtacctggttgagcgtttaacgcccaaaagggtatagttttgggcgttaaacgccagaatgtgcaccattctgggcgtttaacgccaggatggcacaagagggaagattctgtttttcaatgcaatttttttcaggttttcaaagtttttcaaaatcaaatctttttcaaatcatatcttttcaatcatgtgttttcaaaatcaatttctttccattttcaaagatacttactatcaattaatgatttgattcaacacttcaagcatgttgccttttctgttgaggaaggtttaatgtttgaatcatatcttttcttgttagtcaagtttttaattttcaaaatcaaatcttttttaaaatgtttttcaaatcatatcttctcaatcacatctttttaaaactaatcatattttcttaaccacatctttttcaaaatagttttcaatcaagtctttttgatttctaattctaaaatctttttcaaaaatcacttgatctcttttacactcttggttttcgaaaattaattagtgtttttcaaaatgttttcaaaatttttttacttaattttcaaaaattacttccctccttctcacatccttctatttatg contains:
- the LOC140173490 gene encoding zinc finger BED domain-containing protein RICESLEEPER 2-like — protein: MLEVALKHRKAFELLALKDNTYIGEMNGGKGRGVPSDSDWEYAESIVPFLRVFSDATIRVSGTLYVTSDMYMKEVFAIGRFIHHSCDSVDFSTMSMAERMRVKYEKYWGNPDSVNMLLLIAIVLNPMQKIEYVNYFLDYFFGEEKGGELKSKLSKCIKLLYQQYQSSEEASEADTQDVQVNNINTDLHGMGFFLQATSRRTNTRSELDRYLQEECEPYSHKFDILNWWKVNSIRFPILGNMAREVLAIPVSTVASESAFSTGGRVLDSYRSSLTPRMVEALVCTGIFWLKLRDLSKNLIQRLKRTADAVGF